The nucleotide sequence GCGCGTGTTCGGTGCCGAGCTCGACGGCACGCGCACGGACAAGTCGCATCTGCTGGAACACGCGCTGAAGGAGACGTCGGTCGATCCGGCGAAAACCCTGATGATCGGCGACCGCAGCCACGACATGGTCGGCGCGAAAAACAACGGCATGAAGGGCATCGGCGTGTTGTACGGCTATGGCAGCCGCGACGAGCTGCTGCAGGCCGGCGCGCAGCATATTTGCGCCACGCCGGGAGCGATTTTGGATTGCATTCCCTGAAATATTTGGAACCCGCGGCGGCCGCCGGAAATTCCGGCGGCGCCGTTAACCTTTCCTAAAGATGTGGCCTAGGCGAGCCCGCACCGCGTGCTAGAGCTTGTCGCATCAAGATGCGTTCCGCCCTGGTTCGCGCGCAGATTTCGTTGAGCTTCATGAGCCGCCCAGCCGCTTTCCCGATCGCCCACGACCCGCTTCCCGACCTCGAGCAGAAGCAGACTGCGCTGAGCTATTTGAGCGAGGCCTGGGCGGAAGCGCGGCATGAAGGCGTCGATGGCGACTGCCTCGCGCAGGCGAGCCTGTTCACGGCGCTGGCCGAACTGGTCTCGACCTATGGCGAGGACGCGGTGGCGAAGTTCGTCGAGGGCCTGTCGGCTCGTGTGAAGAACGGCGAGTTTTCGCTGTCGCTGGCGAAGCAGTAACGGCTGCACCGTCATTGCGAGGAGCGCAGCGACGAAGCAATCCACCTATCTGTTATGCCGCGCTACGGATTGCTTCGCTGCGCTCGCAATGACGGAGAACTACGCCTTCAACGTCTCCAGGAACCGTACCGGCTCGCCGGTCGACGGCGTCGTCACCTCACCCTGCCACATCACGCGCCTGCCGCGCACGAAGGTGCCGACCGGCCAGCCGGTGACGCGGACGCCGTCATAGGGCGTCCAGCCGGCGCGCGAGGCTACCCATTGGTTGGTGATGGTCTCCGTGCGCTTCAGATCGACGATGGTGAAATCGGCGTCGTAACCCGCCGCGATACGGCCCTTGCAGGCGATGTTGTAGAGCCGCGAGGGACCTGCGCTGGTCAGATCGACGAAACGCGCCAGCGACAAGCGTCCGGCATTGACGTGATCGAGCATCAGCGGCACCAGCGTCTGCACCCCTGTCATGCCCGAGGGCGAAGCTGGATAGGTCTTGACCTTTTCCTCCAGCGTATGCGGGGCGTGATCGGAGCCGAGCACGTCGATGATGCCCTGCTCGATGCCATACCAGATCGCTTCGCGGTGATCGGCCGAGCGCACCGGCGGGTTCATCTGTGCAAGCGTGCCGAGCCGCTCGTAGCACTCGGGCGCGGCCATCGTCAGATGATGCGGCGTCGCCTCGCAGGACGCGAAATCCTTGTGATCGCGCAGATACCCGATCTCCTGCTTGGTCGAGATGTGCAGGACGTGGATGCGCTTGCCTGTCTCGCGCGCGAGACTGACCAGCCGCTGGGTCGCCATCAGCGCCGCAGTCTCGTCCCGCCACACCGGATGCGAGCGCGGATCGCCCTCGATGCGGAGCGGCTTGCGGTCGTTGAGGCGGTATTCGTCCTCGGCGTGAAACGCGGCGCGGCGACGGATCACCTGAAAGATGCGCCGCAGGCTTTCATCGTCCTCGACCAATAGCGCGCCGGTGGAGGAGCCGATGAACACTTTCACGCCGGCACAACCTTCCGCGCGCTCCAGCTCAGGCAGATGGTTCACGTTCTCGCGCGTGCCGCCGATAAAGAACGCAAAATCGCAATGCATACGATGGTGGCCAGCCTTGATCTTGGCGGTGAACGCCTCCTCGGTGACCGTGAGCGGATTAGTGTTCGGCATCTCGAACACCGCGGTAACCCCGCCCATCACGGCGCTGCGCGAGCCGGTCTCGAGGTCCTCCTTGTGCGTCAGCCCGGGCTCGCGGAAATGAACTTGCGTGTCAATCACGCCAGGCAGGATGTGCAGACCCTTGCAGTCGATCGTCTCGCCGGCGGAAGCCTGTCCCAGCCCGCCGATCGCGGCGATCCGGCCATTGGAAATCCCGATGTCGCGGATGCCCTCGCCGTCCTGATTGACCACGGTGCCGGATTTTAGAATGGTGTCAAATCGTTGATTCATGGGTCCTCGACGCCCGCTTCAAGCTTTCGCACAGGCCTTGTTGGGGGCACCTTAGCGCCTTAACTTCGCATGGGATATCCGCCACCTGCGTTTCCCCAGGAACTTCAAAAAGAACGTCAAAAGAGGCTGATTTAGCTTATGAAAGCAGCGTTTCTTCCGGACCGGGGCGTGGTCAAGGTCAGCGGCGCGGATGCCCGCGACTTCCTCAATGGCCTCGTCACCACAGACGTCACGCTGCTGCAGCCCGGCATTGGCCGGTTCGGCGCGCTGCTGACGCCGCAGGGCAAGATCACGGCCGATTTCCTGATCACCGAAGCCCCGGCCGGCCATGGCGGCGGCTTCCTGATCGATGCGCCCCGCGCGCTGGCGCAGAACCTCGCCGACAAGCTCGGTTTCTACAAGCTGCGCGCCAAGGTCGCGGTCGAGAACATTTCCGACAGCATGGGTGCGCTGGCGGTGTGGGACGGTGAGCCCACCATGAAGCCGGATCTGGCTTTTGCCGATCCGCGACATGAAGCGCTGGGCTGGCGCATTCTCGTGCCCGAAGATCTCAAGCAGAAGATCGCCGATCTGGTCGGCGCCGATCTCGTCGACAACGACGCCTACGAGGCCCATCGCATCGCCTTGGGCGTGCCGCGCGGCGGGCTCGATTTCATGTACAGCGACGCGTTTCCGCATGAGGCCAATATGGACCGCCTGCACGGCGTCGATTTCGACAAAGGCTGCTATGTCGGCCAGGAAGTGGTGTCGCGGATGCAGCATCGCGGGACCGCGCGCACGCGGATCGTGCGGGTCACGCTGGAAGACTTTTCGCCCGAGACCGGCATACCGGTTGTCGCCGGTGACAAGCAAGTCGGCACCATGGGCTCGACCGCTGGTGGCAAGGGCCTGGCCCTGCTCCGGATCGATCGCGTAGCGGACGCGCTGGATGCCGGTGCGTCGCTTAGCTCCGGTGGCCTTGCGATCCGCCTGACCGACCCGAACGACGTTCGCATTCCACCGAAGCAGACCGTCGCATGAGCCGATCTGCGCGCCTGCACGCCGACGGCAAAACACGGTGCCCATGGCCCGGCGAAGATCCGTTCTACATGGCCTATCACGACACCGAATGGGGTGTGCCGGAGTATGACGACCGCGCGCTGTATGAAAAGCTGATCCTCGACGGTTTCCAGGCCGGGCTGTCGTGGATCACGATCCTGCGCAAGCGCGAAAACTTCCGCAAAGCGTTCGACGATTTCCAGCCGGAGAAGATCGCGCGCTACAATGCCAAGAAAGTCCACGAGCTGATGAACGATGCCGGCATCGTCCGCAACCGCGCCAAGATCGAAGGCGCGGTCAACAGCGCCAAGGCTTATCTCAAGATCATGGAAGAAGGCGCCGGCTTCTCCAAATTCCTGTGGGACTTCGTCGACGGCAAACCCATCGTCAACCAGTTCAAGACCACCGCCAGCGTGCCAGCCTCGACGCCGGTCTCGATCAAGATTTCAAAGGAGCTCGGCGCGCGCGGCTTCAAATTCGTCGGGCCGACCATCGTGTATGCCTTCATGCAGGCCACCGGCATGGTCAACGACCACCTGGTCACCTGCTTCTGCCACGAGAGCTGCAGCGGCAAACTTCGCAAGCCCCGCCTCAAGGCCAAATGACGGCGCGGAAATCGACCAGCATCGCCACCCGCGCCTGGCAGCGGATGCTGTCGGGGCGGCGGCTCGACCTGCTCGATCCCTCCCCGCTCGATATCGAGATCGCCGATATCGCCCATGGCCTGGCGCGCGTCGCACGCTGGAACGGGCAAACCAGCGGCGCGCATATTTTCTCGGTGGCGCAGCACACGCTGCTGGTGGAAACCGTCATGCGCGAGCAGATGCCGCGCGTCGACGTCCGCTTCCGGCTCGCAGCGCTGCTGCACGACGCGCCGGAATATGTCATCGGCGACATGATCTCGCCGTTCAAGGCGGTGCTCGGCGGCGACTACAAGGTGGTGGAGAACCGTCTGCTCGCGGCGATCCATATTCGCTTCGGATTGCCGCCAATTCTCGCCGATGAAATCACCAAAGCGATCAAGGCAGCCGATCGTGGTGCGGCCTATCTCGAAGCCACCCGTCTGGCCGGATTTTCACAGGCCGAGGCCAAGCGCCTGTTCGGCAGGGATCCGGGCCTGCCCGAGGCCACGGTGCGCGATTATCTGACGCCGTGGACCGCGGCCCGGGCCGAGAAGCAGTTTTTGGCGCGATTCAAGCTGCTGCTCGGTTGATCGCCCGCGCAAACCTGCTTTCGCCGCCCCACTCGCGCGCCTATAATCGTGGCAAAACAGGACCTTCCAGGGAACGCCTCGCAGGATCACCATGCTTCACATCTGTTCGCTTGCTGCCCTTCCCGAGACCGTAAGAGCCACCGGCGCCAGCCACATCCTCACCGTGATGGCCAATGTCGATCAGGTGCTGCGGCCGGCTTCGGTGCTCGAGGCCAACCATCTGAAAGTGTCGATGGACGACATCACCGAGCAGTTGGACGGCTTTGTCGCGCCGGCAGATCATCATATCGAAAGAGTGCTGAACTTCGTCCGTGGCTGGGACCGCAGCGCGCCAATGGTGGTGCACTGCTATGCCGGCATCAGCCGCTCCACCGCGAGCGCCTTTGCGGCCGCCTGCGCGCTCAATCCGCACCGCGACGAGATCGAGATCGCGAGGCAAATTCGCGCCCGGTCCCCGATTGCCTCTCCCAACCGGCTGATCGTCAGCCTCGCCGACAAGGCGCTGGGACGCGAGGGCCGAATGCTGCGCGCACTCGACGAGATGGGCCCGGGCAGCATGACGGTCGAGGGCCGGCCATTCCAGCTCGATCTGGAATAGCGCCAGATTTGAACTTTTAGCGGGTAAAGCTGCACTCACAGGATTGCAACCGGGCTGCCGACGTGGCCGGTTAACGGTATGACGCGCCCGCCTGGAGGCCTGATGTTCGACGCCCCCTTCGTTTTCTTCGCGCTCGTGATCGCGATCGTCGCGCTGATCTTCGCGCGAAAGGCCATGAACCAGGTGGCGGAGTTGCGACAGCGCCTGGAGGCGATCCAAGCGCCGGCGGCCGCCGCGGCGCACGCGCCTCCGCCGCTCACGCCATTTGAAGCATTCGAGCAGACCCTGCCGCCGGCCTCGGCCGCATCGATACCACCGCCGATCGCACCCGACGTCGAATCCGTCACGCCCGCCGAGGCGTCAGACCAGCCCGCAGGCAGCGCGCCACCACCGCCGCCACCGCCGTTGCCACAACCCGATCGTGGCTTCGAGGAAACCGTCGGCACCCGCTGGGTGGTATGGATCGGCGGGCTGACGCTGGCGCTTGGCGGGTTCTTCATGGTGCGCTATTCGATCGAGGCCGGCCTGCTCGGCCCGGGCGTCCGCACCATGCTGGGCGGCCTGTTCGCGCTTGCCCTGCTGCTTGCAGGCGAATGGACCCGCCGCAAGGAAAGCATCTCCGCCATCGAAGCAACGCCGATCGCCAACATTCCGGCCATTCTGACCGCCGCCGGAACGGCCGTGGCGTTTGCCACGGTGTACGCCGCCTATGCGCTGTACGGCTTCCTGGTGCCCGCCACCGCGTTCATCCTGCTCGGGCTGGTGGCGATGGGCACGCTGGCCGCAGCGCTGCTGCACGGGCCGGCGCTCGCCGGCCTCGGCGTCGTCGGCGCCTTCGTGACGCCGGTCCTGGTCTCGTCCGGCAAGCCGGACTTCTGGGCGCTCTACATCTATCTCGCGATCGTCACCGCGGCCGCCTTCGGTCTGGCGCGCGTCAGGCTGTGGCGCTGGCTCGCGGTCACCACGATCGCGTTCGCACTGCTGTGGACGTTCCCCTGCCTGCAATGCGGTCCATCGATGGTCGGCCCGCATGCGTTCCATGTGCTCGCCGGCTTCATTCTCGCCGCGCTGCTCGTGGTGTGCGGTTTCATGTTCGGCCCGCCCGCCGACGAGGGCCAGGTCGAGCCGATCTCATCCGGCGCGCTTGCGGCCTATCTGCTCGGGGCCACGTTGATCGTGCTGAACAGTTTTCATGACGACGCCGCGATGATCGTGTTCGGCCTGCTGGTAGCGGGCAGCCTGTTCGTCGCCTGGCGCAGCGATGCTGCCGCCGGCGTGGTCGGGGCTGCGGCTGCGCTGGTCTTCGTCGTGTTTGCCGAATGGGCCGTTCGAGCCAATCCCGACATGCTGGTGCTGCCCGGCGGCCCATTGCCCGGCATCGGGCCGAGCGCCACGGACGGATCGGTGTCGCTGCACCTGATATCGGCCGCGATCTTCGCCGCGGGTTTTGGCGTGGCGGGGTTCCTGGCACAGGGCCGCTTCGCCGGGCCCGTCATACCGGTGATCTGGTCGGCCGCGGCGGTCTTCACGCCGCTGGCGCTGCTGGTCGCGCTCTATGCCCGCATCGCGCATCTCGACCGCTCGATCCCGTTTGCGATTCTCGCAGTGATGCTGGCCGCAGCGCATGCCGCTGCGACTGAGATCCTCAGCAAGCGCGAGGACCGTCCAGGCTTGCAGGCCTCGATCGCGCTGTTTGCGACCGGTACGCTCGCAGCACTGGCGCTGGCGCTGACCTTTGCACTGGAAAAGGGCTGGCTGACGATCGCGCTGGCGCTGATGTCGGCAGGCACCGCCTGGATCTCGACGCAGCGGCCGATCCCGTTCCTGCGCGCACTCGCGGCCATCCTCGCCGGCATCGTGGTGCTGCGTATCGGCTATGAGCCGCGCATTGTTGGCAGCGCCGTCGGCACCACGCCGATCTTCAACTGGCTATTGTGGGGCTACGGTATTCCGGCGGCGTCGTTCTGGGCCGGCAGCATCTTGCTGCGCCGTGGCGGAGATGATGCGCCGCTGCGAACAGTGGAATCGGCGGCGATCCTGTTCACGGTGCTGCTGGCGTTCATGGAAATCCGCCACGCCGTCAATCAGGGCGACGTCTATCGCCAAAGCGCCGGCCTCACCGAGGTCGCGCTGCAGGTCTGCGTCGCGCTGGCGATGGCGATCGGGCTGGAGCGCCTGCGCATCCGCACCGGCAGCGTCATTCACAATGCCGGCGCGATCCTGCTGACCGCGTTTGCCGGTCTTGCAGCGGTGTTCGGGCTGATGGTGCTTGAGAACCCGATTCTCTGGTTGATCGATGTCGGCGGCATCGTCATCAACCTGTTGCTGCTCGGCTACGCCCTGCCCGCGGTTCTCGCGCTGCTATTGTCCTATGCCGTGGCAGGCCGCCGCCCCGTGGCCTACGCCAATACGATCGCGGCGGGAGCGCTCATTGTCGCGCTGGCCTATGTGACGTTCGAGATCAGGCGAATCTATCATGGACCGGCGATCTCGGTCGGTCCGACCACCGGCGCCGAGCAATACACCTACTCGATCGCGTACCTGGCGTTCGGCGTCGTACTGCTCGGCATCGGCATTCTCTTCAACTCACAGCGCGCGCGGCTGGCGTCAGCGGTCGTCATCGGACTGACGATCCTGAAAGCCTTCCTGATCGACATGTCGACGCTCACGGGCGTCTATCGCGCGCTGTCGTTCATGTGCCTCGGGCTGGTGCTGGTGGCGATCGGCTGGCTGTACCAGCGGATCCTGTTCCGCAGGCAAGCAGCATCGCCGCCGCCTGCACCGGCTGCTTCCTCGGGAAGCTGATCCGTCAGGCGGCGCGCATCGACTCGAGGAATTTGGCGACCTCGATCTTGAGACGGTTGCTGTCGCCCGACAGCAACTGCGCCGCGGAGAGAACGTGCGACGAAGCGGTCTCGGTCTCGGTCGCGCCGCGCTGCACGTCGGTGATGTTGGCGGAGACCATCTGCGTTCCCATCGCCGCCTGCTGCACGTTGCGGGAGATTTCCTGCGTCGCCGCGCCCTGCTCTTCCACCGCGGCTGCGATCGCCGAGGAGATTTCGGAAAGCTTTCCGATCGTGCCCGAGATCTCCTGGATGGCTCCGACCGAATCCCGGGTCGCTGCCTGGATGCCGGTGATCTGCTGCCCAATCTCTCCGGTGGCCTTGGCGGTCTGTTCGGCCAGCGCCTTCACTTCGGACGCAACGACCGCAAAACCACGGCCGGCTTCGCCGGCCCGCGCCGCCTCGATGGTGGCGTTGAGCGCAAGCAGATTGGTCTGGCCCGCAATGTTATTGATGAGTTCGATCACGTCGCCGATGCGGGCGGCGGCTTTCGACAATTCGCCGACCCGATCATTGGTCCTTGAAGCCTGATCCACGGCCTCGCTCGCCATCCGCGCGGATTCCTGTACCTGCCGGCTGATCTCATTGACCGAGGACGCCATTTCCTCCGTGGCGGATGCGACCGACTGCACGTTGGTGGAGGCCTCCTCCGAGGCTGCTGAGACAGTGGTCGCAAGTTCCTGCGCACGCTCCGCGGTCGAAGTCAGCGTATCTGCCGAAGCCTCGAGTTCGATCGAGGCCGACGACACGGTTTCAACGATCTCGCCGATCATGGCTTCGAACTCCCGCGTGATGCTGTCGACACGGCGGCCGCGCTCGATCTTGGCTTCGGCATCGTGTGCGGCGGCTTCATCGGCAGCCTTCTTGGCGATCAGCGCATCCTTGAATACCTGCAGGGCGTCGGCCATCGCGCCGATTTCGGTCCTCTCACCGCGGCGCCTCACTTCGGCAGACAGGTCCCCGTTTCCCAGCGCCTGCATCGGCTTCACGATGGAGGCAATCCCTCTCGAGATGTCGCCGACCAAATAGAGTCCCACGCCGATGCCGCAAATGATGACGGCAGCGACAATGCCCAGTACGATCCAGAATGCAAAATTATAGCCTTCCGCGGCCTGCCGGGTCGCAGCGTCCGCGCCCGCGTTGTTGAGGTTGATGGATTTTTCCAGGAACGCATCGGATTCGGCGGCGATGACCGCAACCTTCTTGGAGATGGCCTCGCTCGCTTCATGGGGGATCCGCCCGATGCTCTGGCGCGACAACTCGATCACTTCCTGGACGCCCGTCATGTATCTGTCCCAGGCGCGCGCCCAGTTCTCATGGATCGAGCGCTCTTCGGGCGTAGAAATCATCGGCGCGTATGCCTTGCGATCTTTCGCGATCCTTTCGAGGATGCCGGCCAGTCGCTTGTCGTTGGCGGCCTTCGCCTCCAGCGTTTCCGCCATCACATGGGCACGGAGCGCAATGCGGAACAGGTTGATGTCCGCGCGCAATTCGCCGAGCACCCGAACGCTCGGAAGCCAGCTCGAGGAGATTTCCACCGTGTGGGCGTTGATCACCTGCATGCTGCGGATAGCCAGCAGGCCCATGCCGGACATCGCGATCAGCATGAATGCGATCACGGCGATGACCTTGGCGCGGATGGAAAGTGCGGACATGACTGGCTCTCAAGCGTTGGAGACAGGCGCCGCTGAATTATGAGGAACTGCCGTCAATCTTCGATGCGCCGGGAATATTCGGCAACAGTACGCATCAGGTCGCAAGCGAAGGTTAATGCGGCGCTCCGTAAAATTACCCGCTTGCGGGGAGGCACACGGGATGGAGCCCTGGAGCCTTTTCCGTTCCGATGGAATCGGAACGCGGCTCTAGATTTTTGATTTGACGCGTTTTGTTAGCGCGAACCGGTCTCCACTTCGCTGAAAAACGCTCTAACCAACGGATTCCGCGACAAGGCGAATCCTGAACACCGGCTTCTTGGCTTCGTCCAGAAGCTCCATCCGCCATTCGGCGTTCTGTTTCAGGCCGCGCGAAAGGCTGCCGAGGAGATTGCCGCAGACGCTCGTCATCTCGGTCCACGCGGCCTCGCGGCTTTCGAATTCGGATCCCTGATCGGACGCGCCGGCGTAGTGGCCGTGGCTGATCCGAAAAAAATATAGCGGCATGATTGATCTCACGTGTTGGGCCGCCTCCCGGCCTTCTCTGCCGGTCACCAGTTGGAATGAGATTCGCTACCAGGACATGAATGCGCCAGCCCGTATGACTACGGGTTCGTGCATCACCAATGATGCGGGATGGCGGCCCAGTGACCGGCCGCGCGCCGGTGCCCGGACCCGTTGCGCGGCCATTCAATCCCGAGGCAGCTTGTTGCGGTCGCGAACGTGGTTTCTGTGATCAATCGGTCGAGCGGCGCAGCTCTGGGGCGCCCTCGGCGTTGGCCGGCTCAGACTTGGCCGCTTCCTTGGCCGCTTCGGCCTTCGGCTCGGATTTCACCGGCTCGAGCTTGGCGCTCTCGACCGCCGGCGTTTCGACCCGCGCCGTTACCTCGGCACGTGCATCAGCCGCCGCGCGCGACGGCTCCTCCCGACGATGCAGCGAGCGCGGCCGCGCCACAGACCGCGCCATCAGCATCTGCGAGGCGCCCTGATGGCGGAAATCGCAATAGGCGAAGCCCATGCCGGAAACCGATCCGCGGAACGAACGATCGTCGCGCTTGTCGAGATTGAAGCACGGCTCGAACGGAAGACCCTTGATGGAAGCGCAGACGGCCTGTCCGCGAATCTGCAGCGTGTTGCCGGGCAGGCGTACATGGCGGATCGGTCCTGAGCCGCTGAATTGCACGGAGCCGGTTGCACCGAGATCGTCGAGGATACGGCCGGCGCCGCGGGTGCCGTCAAAACAGGTAAAGGCGAAGACCTTGCCGCTCACAAACCTGCGCGCCTCGTCGGCATTCATGCTCCCGGCCAGCGCAGGAACGATCATCGCACCGGCCGTGACGGCCCCCAGAACCAAACGCGCAAGCATGCAGCTACTCCAACCTAACAAGAGCGCGGGCGCCCGCCTTTACCCCGTGCTTACCATATCAACCGTGGCAACATTGGAGCAGGTTCGTTGGTAAAGTCTGAACACCGTTAGAGAATCTTTACCACGATTCGACCGCGGACCTGACCGGCCAGGATTTTAGCGCCGGTTCCGATGACTTGGTCGAGGGTGATTTCCTGAGTAATATCAGCAAGTTTTCCCTTATCCAAATCGCCGACGAGACGGTTCCAGGCAAGCTTGCGCTGTCCGATCGGGCACATCACGGAATCGATGCCGAGAAGGCACACCCCGCGCAAAATAAACGGCGCGACCGAGGACGGCAGGTCCATGCCGGCGGCAAGGCCGCAAGCGGCAATGGCGCCGCCATATTTCGTCATCGAGAGCAAGTTGGCGAGCGTGGTCGAGCCGACGCTGTCGACGCCGCCCGCCCAGCGCTCCTTCGCCAGCGCCTTGGCGGGGCCTGCGAGCTCGGCACGGTCGATCACCTCGGCCGCACCGAGGCCCTTGAGATAGTCGGCCTCCGACATCCGCCCGGTGGATGCGATGACGTGATAGCCGAGTTTCGAGAACACGGCGGTGGCGACCGAACCGACGCCGCCGGCGGCGCCGGTCACCACGACAGGGCCGCTTGCAGGCGTCAGGCCGTGCTTCTCCAGCGCCAGCACCGACAGCATTGCGGTGTAGCCGGCGGTGCCGATCGCCATCGCCTCGCGCGTCGACATCCCGTCGGGCAGCCGCACCAGCCAGTCGCCCTTGACGCGCGCTTTTTCGGCATAGGCGCCGAGATGGGTCTCACCCATGCCCCAGCCGTTACAGACGACCTTGTCGCCGGCCTTCCAGTCCGGATGCGAGGATTGTTCGACGGTGCCTGCGAAATCGATGCCGGCAATCATCGGGAAACGCCGCACCACGGGGGCCTTGCCGGTGACGGCCAGACCATCCTTGTAGTTCAACGTCGACCACTCGACCGCGACCGTGACGTCGCCTTCCATCAATTCGGCTTCGTCGAACTGCGTCAGCGCGGCGGTGGTGGCCTTGTCCGCCCTGTCGATCCTGATGGCCTTGAACGTTCCCACGGCAAACTCCCCGGACTTTTCTCTGCCCGAGAGTGTTTACCGCATCAGGCGGGTTGTGCAACCGGGCGCGCGACCGGCTGTTCGACGATCGGCAGGTTGATCAGCGCCGACAGGACGCCGAAGAAGATCGAGAGCCACCAGATCGGCGCGTAGGAGCCGAACTGCTCGAACACCACGCCGCCGAGCCAGACACCGAGGAAGCCGCCGACCTGATGGCTGACGAAGGCGAAGCCGTACAGCGTGGCGAACCAGCGGGTGCCGAACATCAGCGCCACCAGCGCCGAAGTCGGCGGCACCGTCGAGAGCCAGGTCAGGCCGGTGGCGGCACCGAACACGATCGCCGAGAAGGTGGTGATCGGAAACGAGATGAACGCCATGATCGACAGCGCGCGGGCGAAGTAGATCAGCGAGAGAATATAGCGCTTCGGATATTTGTTCTGCAGCCAGCCGACGCTGAGCGAGCCGATGATGTTGAACAAACCGATGGCCGCGACCACCCAGCCGCCGGTCTGCGCCGAGACGCCGCGATCGGCCAGATAGGCCGGCAGATGCACGGTGATGAAGGCGAGCTGGAAGCCGCAGGTGAAGAAGCCGAGCACCAGCAGCACGTAGGAGCGATGGCCGAACGCCTCCGCCAGCGCGGTCTTGAACGATTGCTGGTCGCCAGCAGGCTCGTTCGATGACGTCGAAGGCGGCGTCGCGATCGCCAGCGACAGCGGCACGATCAGCAGCATCAGGAGAGCGAACACCGTCAACGCCGCCTGCCAGCCGAAATTGTCGATCATCGCGACGCCGAACGGCGCGAACAGGAATTGACCGAACGAGCCGGCCGCGGTGCCGGCGCCGAGTGCAAAGCCGCGCCTCTCGGGCGGCAGCAGCTTGCTGAACGCCGACAGCACCAGGTTGAACGAACAGCCTGACAGCCCGAAGCCGATCAGCACGCCGGCGCCGAGAGCGAGCGACAACGGCGCCGTGGAATAACGCATCAGGAGCAGGCCACCGGCATAGAGCAGCGCGCCGACGATCATCACGCGCAGGATGCCGAAGCGATCGGCGATGGCGCCCGCGATCGGCTGGCCCAGGCCCCACAACAGGTTCTGCAGCGCCAGCGCGAGGCCGAAGACGTCGCGTCCCCAGGCGAATTCGCGGCTCATCGGCTGGACAAAAAAGCCGAGGCTCGAGCGCGGCCCGAAGCTCAACAGCGCGATCAGGCATCCGCAGATGATGATGACGAGCGGTGTCCGCCAGGTGCCGAGGCCGGAAGATGGACTGATGTCGCCGGTCGTTACAGCCATGTCAAAACCCCTGGAGGCCAATCGAATGCGCCATGGGGACTTAATGCATTTGCATGAAAACCCCAAGAGGAGCGATGCAAAAATTCCCGCTGCAGGGCA is from Bradyrhizobium sp. AZCC 2176 and encodes:
- a CDS encoding MFS transporter, whose translation is MAVTTGDISPSSGLGTWRTPLVIIICGCLIALLSFGPRSSLGFFVQPMSREFAWGRDVFGLALALQNLLWGLGQPIAGAIADRFGILRVMIVGALLYAGGLLLMRYSTAPLSLALGAGVLIGFGLSGCSFNLVLSAFSKLLPPERRGFALGAGTAAGSFGQFLFAPFGVAMIDNFGWQAALTVFALLMLLIVPLSLAIATPPSTSSNEPAGDQQSFKTALAEAFGHRSYVLLVLGFFTCGFQLAFITVHLPAYLADRGVSAQTGGWVVAAIGLFNIIGSLSVGWLQNKYPKRYILSLIYFARALSIMAFISFPITTFSAIVFGAATGLTWLSTVPPTSALVALMFGTRWFATLYGFAFVSHQVGGFLGVWLGGVVFEQFGSYAPIWWLSIFFGVLSALINLPIVEQPVARPVAQPA
- a CDS encoding DUF6894 family protein — translated: MPLYFFRISHGHYAGASDQGSEFESREAAWTEMTSVCGNLLGSLSRGLKQNAEWRMELLDEAKKPVFRIRLVAESVG
- a CDS encoding methyl-accepting chemotaxis protein; its protein translation is MSALSIRAKVIAVIAFMLIAMSGMGLLAIRSMQVINAHTVEISSSWLPSVRVLGELRADINLFRIALRAHVMAETLEAKAANDKRLAGILERIAKDRKAYAPMISTPEERSIHENWARAWDRYMTGVQEVIELSRQSIGRIPHEASEAISKKVAVIAAESDAFLEKSINLNNAGADAATRQAAEGYNFAFWIVLGIVAAVIICGIGVGLYLVGDISRGIASIVKPMQALGNGDLSAEVRRRGERTEIGAMADALQVFKDALIAKKAADEAAAHDAEAKIERGRRVDSITREFEAMIGEIVETVSSASIELEASADTLTSTAERAQELATTVSAASEEASTNVQSVASATEEMASSVNEISRQVQESARMASEAVDQASRTNDRVGELSKAAARIGDVIELINNIAGQTNLLALNATIEAARAGEAGRGFAVVASEVKALAEQTAKATGEIGQQITGIQAATRDSVGAIQEISGTIGKLSEISSAIAAAVEEQGAATQEISRNVQQAAMGTQMVSANITDVQRGATETETASSHVLSAAQLLSGDSNRLKIEVAKFLESMRAA
- the acuI gene encoding acrylyl-CoA reductase (NADPH), which encodes MGTFKAIRIDRADKATTAALTQFDEAELMEGDVTVAVEWSTLNYKDGLAVTGKAPVVRRFPMIAGIDFAGTVEQSSHPDWKAGDKVVCNGWGMGETHLGAYAEKARVKGDWLVRLPDGMSTREAMAIGTAGYTAMLSVLALEKHGLTPASGPVVVTGAAGGVGSVATAVFSKLGYHVIASTGRMSEADYLKGLGAAEVIDRAELAGPAKALAKERWAGGVDSVGSTTLANLLSMTKYGGAIAACGLAAGMDLPSSVAPFILRGVCLLGIDSVMCPIGQRKLAWNRLVGDLDKGKLADITQEITLDQVIGTGAKILAGQVRGRIVVKIL